In Drosophila innubila isolate TH190305 chromosome 2R unlocalized genomic scaffold, UK_Dinn_1.0 1_C_2R, whole genome shotgun sequence, the following are encoded in one genomic region:
- the LOC117784677 gene encoding protein toll-like, whose protein sequence is MKCNGNLFIHSMISYKADICKSNSLYYILGSLLGLAVVIIILLCIKKTILMWLYERNLCFKWISRPEPKEDTVLQIDAFLAFSHVDVDLIKEYLDNLERGPREYRLCFYQRDWQIGASIPDCILQSIQDSRRIIILLTNNFINSPWAVFEFRSAIRATSMDPNKRLLVIMYPDANLDNLEPELKRYLTYNTYLRRDDPQFWRKLMFAMPHKEVHGEQPEPTERPAIGEIQL, encoded by the coding sequence atgaaatgcaatggaAACCTTTTTATACATTCGATGATTTCGTATAAAGCCGACATTTGCAAATCTAACTCGCTATATTATATTCTTGGATCCCTTCTTGGATTGGCTGTCGTGATTATCATACTTTTGTGTATTaagaaaacaatattaatgTGGCTTTATGAGCGAAATCTCTGTTTCAAATGGATTTCCCGCCCGGAACCCAAAGAAGACACTGTCCTACAAATTGACGCATTTCTGGCATTTTCacatgttgatgttgatctGATAAAGGAGTATTTGGATAACCTGGAAAGGGGACCTCGCGAGTACAGACTCTGCTTCTATCAACGGGACTGGCAGATAGGCGCATCCATTCCAGACTGCATATTGCAATCAATTCAGGATTCCAGGAGAATCATCATCTTGCTGACCAACAACTTTATCAATTCTCCTTGGGCTGTCTTTGAATTCCGATCGGCCATTAGGGCCACCTCGATGGACCCGAACAAGCGACTGCTTGTCATTATGTATCCAGATGCTAACTTGGATAATCTAGAGCCCGAACTGAAGCGGTACTTGACGTACAACACGTATCTGAGGCGAGATGATCCCCAATTCTGGAGGAAGCTGATGTTTGCGATGCCCCATAAAGAGGTCCATGGTGAACAACCTGAACCAACAGAACGTCCAGCAATTGGGGAAATCCAACTTTAA
- the LOC117784635 gene encoding uncharacterized protein LOC117784635, with protein MLQMRFVYLFICTFLLLGSQKTDGFIIRLITETLQNNVAGEPVTHERTNWDFDPEAAKRARAIYYEKNGFRSAKFIERLGIGLDGQHEQRRLEQQERDVGRLNGEHFINYPA; from the exons atgttgcaaatgagATTCGTGTATTTGTTTATC TGCACCTTTCTGCTTTTGGGCAGCCAAAAAACAGATGGATTTATAATCCGACTAATTACTGAAACACTGCAAAATAATGTGGCAGGTGAACCTGTAACTCATGAGCGCACAAATTGGGACTTTGATCCGGAGGCGGCAAAGAGAGCACGTGCCATATACTACGAG AAAAATGGCTTTCGTTCGGCGAAATTCATAGAGCGTCTGGGAATCGGACTCGATGGGCAACATGAGCAGCGTCGTCTGGAGCAGCAGGAACGGGATGTGGGACGTCTGAATGGGGAACACTTTATCAACTATCCAGCTTAG
- the LOC117783353 gene encoding uncharacterized protein LOC117783353, translated as MANWNALLLNLILLIFAFVAHTSSTVQPKAPNFQYFERPKYRYPYYDENGKGKLLYGYGGPELYQYKTYTPLEGIH; from the exons ATGGCAAATTGGAATGCGCTGCTGTTGAAC ctCATTCTGCTAATTTTTGCGTTTGTCGCACACACATCAAGCACAGTTCAGCCAAAAGCACCCAATTTCCAATATTTTGAgag GCCCAAATATCGTTATCCATACtatgatgaaaatggcaaaGGAAAACTGCTTTATGGCTATGGCGGACCTGAATTATATCAATACAAAACCTACACTCCGCTGGAAGGCATACATTAA